Genomic window (Rhodothermales bacterium):
AGGCTGGGTACAGGCCGAAGGCGGTAGCTGCGACCATGACCGACGCGGTGAGCCAACGCGCTGCCGCGGTTTTTCGAAGCCGCCCCGCTCCGGTTTTCCGGGCGGCTTTAGGGGCGGATGGTCTGGATCTGGCGGTGCTCACGGTAATTGGAATGGGGAAACAGGGCGAGGCTGTGGCAGCCGGAGGGGAGATCATCCGGGCCGGCGTTGCAGGGACGGCATCGTCTCGTTGCTTTGCAGCCGCTCTTTACGCAACGCTCGGTAATATATGAATCGGACATACATTCGCCTGATAGGCGCGTTTTACTCCGTTCTACTCGTTTCGGCCCCGCCGCGGCACGTAGACGCGCAATCACCCGCCGCCTCGTCCCTCCTCTCCCCGGCCGAGTTTCTCGGGTACGAACCGGGGGATCGGTTCACCCTGCATCACCGCATGGTGGCTTATTTCGAACACGTCGCCGCCCACTCGCCGAGGGTATGGGGGACACGATGTATCGTGTCCCTACTAGAACCACGTGGCGGCGAGGCCAATCTGGGCGAACCCCGGGTTCTGTGGACCGGTGACTATGGCGCCGGCGACACGCGTCTGCCCACCCTCCGCGATGACCGCCAACAGATTGGCGAAGGGGCTGAGCGCGAACCGTTTGCCCTGGCCGAGGCGGATGTCGTAGCCCAGGCCCAGCTGAACGCTTATGCCGCCGGTGTCGATGCGAACGGACTCACCTTCCAGCGCCAGGCCGCCGAGGCCGAGTCCTCCTTTCAGGAAAAAATCTGTCGTTGCGGTCGGATAAAACCGGATGATGGCCGAAAGCGAGCTGATGGCGGCAGAGCGGGGGTTGTCGTCGACGGAACGGCCCCAGTGGTTGAACTCGCCGCCGATCAATAGGCGGTCGTTCAGCGAGCCGCCCATGGCGATGGCCAGGCCGGCGCCGTTGCCGCCACGCCAGGGGTCGCCTTCGGGCAACAGGTCGCAGGCGCGGCAGGTCAGTTCGTTGCCAGCCGGACCAATCCCGGCGCTCACCCAGAAGCCCGACCGGTGGGCTGCGCTTCGTGGCGCGGGGATGGGGGCCGGGATGGGAGCCGGCTGAAGCTCGCTCCGCACCTCGGAAAACAGGTCCACAAATCCGGGTTTGAAGTTTTCCTCGGGCACCAGCTCGACGGAGGGGTCGTTTTTCAGCAGGTTGCGGAGCGAGTCGCGCGCCTGTTCAATCTGCAGATTGGCGTAATAAATCATACCCAGAAGCAGGTACGCCTGCCGGGCTTCTTCTTTCGAGAACTCTCCGCGTTCGAGGCAGACAGAGATACGCTGGCTGGAGCGCTCGAACAGGCCGGCGTCGAACTCGGTCTGCGCCATTTCCAGGGCGCGCGGGCAGGGGCTGCTATCCTGGGCACGAGCCGGCAGGATAGT
Coding sequences:
- a CDS encoding tetratricopeptide repeat protein, with amino-acid sequence MNPSSVSRLFALLFLAGALTILPARAQDSSPCPRALEMAQTEFDAGLFERSSQRISVCLERGEFSKEEARQAYLLLGMIYYANLQIEQARDSLRNLLKNDPSVELVPEENFKPGFVDLFSEVRSELQPAPIPAPIPAPRSAAHRSGFWVSAGIGPAGNELTCRACDLLPEGDPWRGGNGAGLAIAMGGSLNDRLLIGGEFNHWGRSVDDNPRSAAISSLSAIIRFYPTATTDFFLKGGLGLGGLALEGESVRIDTGGISVQLGLGYDIRLGQGKRFALSPFANLLAVIAEGGQTRVAGAIVTGPQNPGFAQIGLAATWF